One region of Eremothecium gossypii ATCC 10895 chromosome II, complete sequence genomic DNA includes:
- the SNU56 gene encoding Snu56p (Syntenic homolog of Saccharomyces cerevisiae YDR240C (SNU56)), protein MQSRKRARGPLPQQGLQKKQKYAGEATANTQNIWKCLPRLSEHEMDIDNAIKHSRLFIRLSLEEQKHLRTIITAINDVIDAEKYAFHTHSIELKNFHITDCCVLLAFIMINLNKLRRGLGGTDYCSITKPFYLRCSVYIHRTCQVVQMPTANKKTTFRRQLVRLPAVSAFKQVEFQSADLKDLMQGILQQVSAWRFRPSPTYLHRDFAAGLILQREQVAKELAPMSVVTSLIDMGLVMPQNKAAIEQTQRALEEHGQRLLLHNEQVTVAAVDEAKPQTTDSKPSRYSGLPTKGPNSRYQGAPARASPHGAFQDRKQNPGFLSMKDITEYCIATIKATMEIVASKSAYQITRVYVKCPKSCVDVLYQKLADLRTESSCNIVVLNIQTVHESTSWFDTLNMERHTTTVPPPSTLRVISIGGIGENCKKALLLLQKFLEEYVLAS, encoded by the coding sequence ATGCAATCCAGAAAGAGGGCCAGAGGTCCATTGCCTCAGCAAGGTCTGCAGAAGAAACAAAAGTATGCGGGTGAGGCGACAGCTAATACGCAGAACATATGGAAATGCCTGCCGAGGCTGAGTGAGCACGAGATGGATATCGACAATGCGATCAAGCACAGCCGTCTCTTCATCAGGTTGAGTTTGGAGGAGCAGAAGCATTTACGTACAATCATAACAGCGATAAATGACGTGATCGACGCAGAAAAGTATGCGTTCCACACGCACAGCATAGAACTCAAGAACTTCCACATAACGGACTGCTGCGTGTTGCTAGCCTTCATCATGATAAACCTCAACAAGCTACGGCGAGGTTTGGGCGGGACGGATTACTGCAGCATCACAAAACCTTTCTACTTGCGCTGCTCGGTGTATATCCACCGGACCTGTCAGGTGGTCCAGATGCCGACGGCCAATAAGAAAACCACCTTTAGGAGGCAGCTGGTTCGGCTGCCGGCGGTCTCCGCATTCAAACAAGTGGAGTTCCAAAGTGCAGACTTAAAGGACCTCATGCAAGGTatcctgcagcaggtgtCTGCATGGCGATTCCGGCCCTCGCCCACATATCTACACCGCGACTTCGCCGCAGGTCTAATATTACAGCGGGAGCAGGTGGCTAAGGAGCTTGCTCCTATGTCCGTGGTCACCAGCCTGATCGACATGGGGCTGGTTATGCCACAGAATAAAGCTGCCATCGAACAGACCCAGAGGGCACTCGAGGAACATGGCCAGCGTCTCCTGCTTCATAATGAGCAAGTTACAGTAGCCGCTGTGGATGAAGCGAAACCCCAAACTACGGACTCGAAACCCTCGCGCTACTCGGGCTTGCCCACGAAAGGTCCCAACTCCCGATACCAGGGTGCCCCTGCCCGCGCTTCGCCGCATGGGGCCTTCCAGGACCGCAAACAGAATCCTGGTTTTCTTTCGATGAAGGATATCACAGAATATTGTATTGCCACAATCAAAGCGACCATGGAAATCGTCGCTTCTAAGTCTGCGTATCAAATTACCCGCGTCTATGTCAAATGCCCGAAGTCCTGCGTCGATGTGCTGTACCAGAAGCTGGCAGATTTGCGCACCGAATCCAGCTGCAATATCGTTGTACTGAATATCCAGACCGTTCATGAATCCACGTCATGGTTCGACACACTGAACATGGAACGCCACACCACCACTGTACCCCCGCCAAGCACCCTGCGAGTCATTAGCATTGGTGGCATTGGCGAAAACTGCAAGAAAGCGCTGCTATTGCTGCAAAAATTCCTAGAGGAATATGTACTGGCCTCATAA
- the NHP2 gene encoding snoRNA-binding protein NHP2 (Syntenic homolog of Saccharomyces cerevisiae YDL208W (NHP2)) translates to MAKEKTSTSEDNYEARLPAVLSFAKPLASKKLNKKVLKTVKKASKAKNVKRGVKEVVKALRKGEKGLVVIAGDISPPDVISHLPVLCEDQSVPYIFVPSKQDLGSAGATKRPTSVVFIVPGSSKKKEGKAKEEEYRESYDEVVKEVKSL, encoded by the coding sequence ATGGCGAAGGAAAAGACCAGTACTTCCGAGGATAACTATGAGGCTAGACTGCCTGCTGTCTTGTCCTTCGCGAAGCCTCTTGCATCCAAGAAGCTGAACAAGAAGGTGTTGAAGACTGTGAAGAAGGCATCTAAGGCAAAGAACGTGAAGCGTGGTGTCAAGGAAGTGGTGAAGGCTCTCAGAAAGGGCGAGAAGGGGCTGGTAGTTATTGCTGGCGACATCTCGCCTCCAGATGTGATTTCGCATTTGCCGGTTCTGTGTGAGGACCAGTCCGTCCCGTACATATTCGTGCCATCCAAGCAGGATCTGGGCTCTGCCGGTGCCACCAAGAGACCTACTTCCGTCGTGTTCATTGTACCAGGCTCCAGTAAGAAGAAGGAGGGCAAGGccaaggaggaggagtACCGCGAGTCGTACGACGAGGTCGTGAAGGAAGTCAAGTCTTTGTGA
- the UGA4 gene encoding Uga4p (Syntenic homolog of Saccharomyces cerevisiae YDL210W (UGA4); 1-intron) gives MGAQDLDKQSSNSAVAEIYYESNKYGHKGDLIECSNKGPMNYIDAKNVHDDVELLAEIGYKQELKRHFSTLQIFGIAFSIMGLLPSIASVLPVALPGGSVSMVWGWFIFGAFILAVGAAMAELASAIPTSGGLYYYTYYYAPPRLKACLSFLIGNGNSLALIAGLCSIEYGLAEQILSIIAISSNSYLVSSRWLLYGIYCMGLLATVLLASIATFSVSLLQTASIVMNLALVALFIIVLPVGVAHNGRGFNSAKFMFTNFENHTGWPDWFQFFLCGSLPIVWVIGAFDSTVHMSEEAKNATRSVPIGILSSISTCWALGFAIVVVIAACMGPDIDAILNGEFNHPLAQILYNALGKGWALSVMVFIVVCQYLMGASILTASSRQIWAFARDDGLPFSSWIKVVNTKLSSPLRATWASAFVALVIGLLTLAGPTASSALFSMAVAANYLAWMTPNLLRMLFGKEIYRPGSFYMGKFWSPVINWTAILFQVFIILVMMFPSDTAGLRASTMNYTAIITGFVWIGSIFYFLAYKHRTFIGPKSNLGR, from the exons ATGGGTGCGCAAGATCTTGACAAGCAGTCCAGTAATAGTGCAGTCGCCGAGATATACTATGAGTCCAACAAGTATGGCCATAAAGGCGACCTGATCGAATGCAGCAACAAGGGCCCAATGAACTACATTGATGCCAAAAATGTTCATGATGATGTCGAGCTCTTAGCAGAAATTGGATACAAGCAGGAGCTGAAACGGCATTTCTCTACTCTTCAAATTTTTGGAATAGCCTTTTCCATTATGGGTCTGCTACCATCAATTGCCTCCGTACTGCCTGTTGCACTCCCCGGTGGATCTGTAAGTATGGTATGGGGATGGTTTATCTTTGGTGCCTTTATCTTAGCGGTCGGTGCCGCGATGGCTGAATTGGCCTCGGCTATACCTACCTCAGGAGGGCTGTATTACTATACTTACTATTACGCCCCTCCAAGGCTAAAGGCATGCCTGAGCTTCTTAATTGGAAATGGGAATTCATTGGCATTAATTGCAGGATTATGTTCGATAGAGTATGGTCTGGCAGAGCAGATACTTTCCATTATCGCCATCTCCAGTAATAGCTATCTGGTGTCGTCTAGATGGTTATTGTACGGTATATATTGCATGGGATTGCTCGCAACCGTGCTGCTAGCCTCTATTGCCACATTTTCCGTCTCCCTCCTGCAAACTGCATCCATAGTTATGAACCTGGCGCTGGTCGCCCTGTTCATAATTGTTCTGCCAGTGGGGGTTGCACATAATGGCAGAGGCTTCAACAGCGCGAAGTTTATGTTCACCAATTTTGAGAACCATACAGGATGGCCAGATTGGTTTCAGTTTTTCCTTTGCGGGTCTCTTCCTATAGTCTGGGTCATAGGTGCGTTTGACAGCACGGTTCACATGTCAG AGGAGGCCAAAAACGCAACTAGATCGGTCCCGATCGGTATTCTATCATCTATATCGACTTGTTGGGCTCTAGGGTTTGCCATTGTGGTGGTCATAGCAGCGTGCATGGGGCCGGACATTGATGCAATTCTAAACGGGGAATTTAATCACCCGCTAGCACAAATCCTTTACAATGCACTGGGGAAAGGATGGGCCCTCTCTGTCATGGTATTCATCGTAGTATGTCAATACCTGATGGGCGCATCTATACTCACCGCGTCTTCAAGACAAATCTGGGCTTTTGCCAGAGATGACGGGCTCCCATTTTCCTCTTGGATCAAGGTGGTCAACACTAAACTTTCCTCGCCACTAAGAGCCACTTGGGCCTCCGCCTTTGTGGCCCTGGTTATCGGACTGCTCACCCTTGCGGGACCTACTGCTTCTTCGGCGCTTTTCTCGATGGCTGTAGCCGCTAACTATCTCGCCTGGATGACCCCAAATCTGCTTCGCATGCTCTTTGGTAAAGAAATCTACAGGCCAGGTTCCTTTTACATGGGCAAATTCTGGTCTCCAGTGATCAATTGGACCGCTATCCTGTTCCAGGTATTCATAATTCTTGTCATGATGTTCCCAAGCGATACCGCAGGGCTTCGAGCCTCCACAATGAACTACACAGCTATTATCACCGGCTTTGTGTGGATAGGCTCGATTTTTTACTTCTTGGCCTATAAGCATAGAACATTCATAGGTCCTAAGTCAAACTTAGGCCGTTAG
- a CDS encoding ABL117Cp (Syntenic homolog of Saccharomyces cerevisiae YMR284W (YKU70)), which translates to MGERQDKSGGQSGHFVKPVTHDYIDRNQNIVLCIELSQTLCSPAGSLKGNAPILEVVRALLHMVEELIIVQPNSAVGCLTFRNGRRAEDGIVEAFPLRPLDANYVRNISDCVADLEETGMVGQHFPFTATVPASLDVMLAASDRYFTEDTQNADNRIFLVTDVDTPVEFTDPIRLEKVQARLLSLYRRRIDITTFFLHTEHAAFNDSSYAEILKTREWGIPGAPQSTSPLSICKLREKMLSQKDLNRAYFSCPLVINKTADLVVSVAGYVATTHERPGTRYKYIVKHDGRTKSVHQCRKYKTVDNEKYIRDADRSSVYWIGGAGIEVTDAELRKMTRGCSKYESFLEILGFRAINTAAPYYSNIGRAYYILPRELPFSGSAKVLASLNRSMFEKGKAAIVWGQLKAGFHPTLFALIPSDGETCALRLVRIPFIEEVRCFPTLDGEDRLFHTREYELVKTVSQNLIRHFSLRTSYRPSDIRNPLLRNFYSTLYHEQSQDAKRKMPELQYLPESDSTLHKVQLVRDRIENSIIHDEPPIISEYINCWNIYYNHIIDKAVYEYGAPKRPLKYFTGDTLHLEDALTPNQQRTQRNTAKNAKTRFNL; encoded by the coding sequence ATGGGAGAGCGCCAAGATAAAAGCGGTGGGCAAAGTGGGCATTTCGTAAAACCGGTTACCCACGACTACATCGATAGGAACCAAAACATCGTGTTGTGCATCGAACTCTCACAAACTCTCTGTAGCCCGGCAGGTTCGTTAAAGGGAAATGCTCCAATACTGGAAGTGGTGCGCGCACTGCTACATATGGTGGAAGAATTAATCATAGTGCAGCCAAATAGTGCTGTTGGCTGTCTTACTTTCAGAAATGGCCGAAGGGCGGAGGATGGGATCGTTGAAGCATTCCCCTTGAGACCCCTAGATGCGAACTACGTGCGGAATATATCGGATTGTGTGGCAGATTTGGAGGAGACTGGTATGGTCGGACAACACTTTCCATTTACTGCGACTGTTCCAGCTTCCTTGGATGTTATGCTTGCAGCATCAGACCGTTATTTTACCGAAGATACCCAGAATGCAGATAACCGTATATTTCTGGTCACCGATGTCGATACGCCAGTTGAATTCACCGATCCCATAAGGTTAGAAAAGGTGCAGGCCAGGCTACTCTCTTTGTATCGGCGTCGAATTGATATAACAACATTCTTCCTGCATACGGAACATGCCGCATTTAATGACTCCAGTTACGCGGAGATCCTTAAAACAAGGGAATGGGGTATTCCTGGTGCTCCCCAATCCACCTCCCCGTTGTCTATTTGCAAATTACGTGAAAAGATGCTAAGCCAAAAGGACTTGAACAGGGCCTATTTTAGCTGTCCATTGGTAATAAACAAAACCGCTGACTTGGTTGTATCTGTCGCAGGCTATGTCGCAACCACCCATGAACGGCCAGGTACGCGTTATAAATATATTGTGAAGCACGATGGAAGAACGAAGAGTGTCCATCAATGTAGAAAATACAAGACAGTCGATAATGAAAAGTACATACGAGACGCGGATCGCTCTTCGGTATATTGGATTGGGGGCGCAGGTATTGAGGTAACGGATGCAGAACTTCGCAAAATGACCCGCGGTTGCTCAAAATATGAATCATTCCTGGAAATTTTGGGATTTAGGGCCATAAATACGGCAGCGCCTTACTATTCCAATATTGGGCGCGCCTACTACATATTGCCACGGGAACTCCCTTTCTCCGGCTCTGCTAAGGTCCTGGCATCACTAAATCGATCTATGTTTGAGAAAGGGAAGGCAGCCATTGTCTGGGGCCAGCTGAAGGCCGGCTTTCATCCAACGCTCTTTGCGCTCATACCTTCAGATGGGGAGACGTGTGCACTGCGACTTGTTCGGATACCCTTCATCGAAGAAGTTCGATGTTTTCCGACCTTAGACGGAGAGGATAGGCTATTTCACACCCGCGAATACGAACTAGTGAAAACTGTCTCACAAAACTTAATACGTCACTTTAGTTTAAGAACAAGTTACCGACCGTCAGATATCAGAAATCCCCTCCTGCGGAATTTTTATTCAACATTATATCATGAACAATCCCAAGATGCGAAAAGGAAGATGCCGGAGTTACAATATCTACCAGAATCAGATAGCACTCTTCACAAGGTGCAACTCGTGCGAGACCGTATAGAAAACTCTATAATTCATGACGAGCCGCCGATAATTTCTGAATATATCAACTGTTGGAACATTTACTACAACCACATCATTGATAAGGCAGTTTATGAATATGGAGCTCCAAAACGACCACTTAAATACTTCACCGGAGACACACTACATCTGGAGGATGCATTGACTCCTAACCAGCAACGTACTCAAAGAAATACGGCAAAGAATGCCAAAACGAGGTTCAATCTATGA
- a CDS encoding uncharacterized protein (Syntenic homolog of Saccharomyces cerevisiae YDR239C), with translation MSYEKKRKSFFFFGSSNSSSSRSSKAQTVQRSPVPAARAPTEKKVRPFTTVDDPRLAKWQSPDQVISKSADPSTGKVISAAEVHGRASGGHERPVSCVVQTNDYILDKKFLRSLAELEKVSIDLDPELGSPSRKSDVTFDTARDSAPTHRRHISEVDELVDHLDNFINRATDSPLASPLGGEDLDPMRRGFFAIDTKTSSQGNFSNLDSPIAAVSPLDLQLRTNALEGAKSHTTGTNTTSSASNTHCHIDTEGDIESACDQFSYATSTVSAGEIQQVAYGSMSGTIPLMTHLGSTDNGKSPYRNVSEKLVASPKQFRVVNEDKAHFYLNDTMEDESSVHTTEPVYHDSISEFNEKFRYPSPQHGENAQSSVTSHSGFYTPPQRPQSTHEEPQLKSAFAGFGQRKEPVVRSRKPLDKNVRLVSSYVEELRLKYFPTSNSLQPPPSLPIALKTRNNLELPQNIKVRIRTSSKQIGIKHGKAKQKLLSLETANEDEEEQDIKVDHTKEFRALLGRERSADAPGAVLEPPDDEVYGVNDLMAPLHDPMDDSFLRSGYKLKRSDTVTSYFTKNIARLRSGTLEQEYSYSAQLPVTMTPISRSSYPMGDQDTVKHTSLRRSESPDFTTYSSNYTSGLKVANPDSDTDECNM, from the coding sequence ATGTCATATGAAAAGAAGCGAAAGTCATTTTTCTTTTTCGGTTCCAGtaacagcagcagcagcaggtcCAGTAAGGCCCAGACAGTCCAGAGGAGTCCAGTaccagcagcgcgagcACCTACAGAAAAGAAAGTGCGCCCGTTTACAACTGTAGACGATCCTCGATTGGCAAAGTGGCAGTCGCCCGATCAAGTCATCTCCAAGAGCGCTGACCCATCCACTGGCAAAGTCATCAGCGCAGCCGAGGTACACGGGAGAGCGTCAGGAGGCCACGAACGACCGGTTTCTTGCGTGGTCCAAACTAACGACTATATATTAGACAAAAAGTTCTTGCGCTCGCTGGCAGAGCTGGAAAAGGTGTCCATTGATTTGGACCCTGAGCTAGGAAGCCCGTCCCGAAAGTCTGATGTCACGTTCGACACCGCACGTGACTCTGCGCCTACTCACAGGCGACATATATCCGAGGTGGATGAGCTTGTGGACCATCTCGATAACTTTATTAACCGAGCGACAGACAGTCCACTTGCGTCACCGCTTGGGGGAGAGGACTTAGATCCTATGCGACGCGGATTTTTTGCCATTGATACAAAGACATCTTCACAGGGGAACTTCAGCAACCTGGATTCTCCTATCGCGGCTGTCAGTCCTCTGGACCTGCAGTTGAGGACCAACGCGCTAGAGGGTGCTAAGAGCCACACTACCGGAACGAATACTACTAGTTCCGCTTCAAACACACACTGTCACATTGACACGGAAGGTGACATCGAAAGCGCGTGTGACCAATTTTCATACGCTACATCTACTGTCTCTGCGGGCGAAATACAGCAGGTCGCGTACGGGAGTATGAGCGGCACTATACCTCTGATGACACATTTGGGTAGTACCGATAATGGCAAATCTCCGTACAGAAATGTGAGTGAAAAACTTGTGGCGTCACCAAAACAGTTCAGGGTGGTTAACGAAGATAAAGCTCACTTTTATCTTAATGATACGATGGAAGACGAAAGCTCCGTACACACAACAGAACCCGTCTATCACGACTCGATCTCTGAATTTAATGAAAAGTTCCGCTATCCCTCTCCGCAGCATGGTGAGAACGCTCAGTCATCCGTGACATCTCATTCTGGGTTTTACACTCCACCACAGCGACCACAATCCACACACGAGGAACCACAGCTGAAAAGTGCGTTTGCAGGATTTGGACAACGCAAGGAACCTGTTGTCCGGTCGCGCAAACCTTTGGATAAAAATGTGAGACTGGTCTCCAGTTATGTGGAAGAACTGCGTTTGAAGTACTTCCCAACGTCTAACTCGCTACAACCTCCGCCAAGCTTGCCTATTGCGTTGAAAACGAGAAACAATTTGGAGCTGCCCCAGAATATAAAGGTACGCATCCGAACGAGCTCTAAGCAAATAGGCATCAAACATGGTAAGGCTAAACAGAAGCTACTTAGTTTGGAAACGGCGAATGAGGACGAAGAGGAGCAGGACATAAAAGTCGACCACACAAAGGAATTCCGTGCCTTGTTGGGTCGCGAGCGCAGTGCGGATGCACCAGGCGCTGTGTTAGAACCGCCTGACGATGAAGTCTATGGCGTTAATGACCTTATGGCACCTCTTCATGACCCAATGGATGATTCCTTCCTTAGATCTGGCTACAAACTCAAACGTTCCGATACTGTTACAAGTTATTTCACCAAAAACATTGCTCGATTACGCAGCGGCACGCTAGAACAAGAGTATAGCTATTCTGCGCAACTTCCTGTTACGATGACTCCAATTAGCAGATCATCTTACCCTATGGGTGACCAGGACACGGTTAAGCACACAAGTTTACGGAGATCTGAGTCTCCTGACTTCACTACATACTCTTCCAATTATACAAGTGGATTGAAAGTGGCAAATCCAGACTCAGATACAGACGAATGTAATATGTAA
- the SEC26 gene encoding coatomer subunit beta (Syntenic homolog of Saccharomyces cerevisiae YDR238C (SEC26)) — translation MSTSLEQPSYTLVYDTTPQSITYSASDFQKALEKGSDNDKIETMKRILVAMLDGNSFPELLMHIIRFVMPSKNKKLKKLLYFYWEIVPKLDNEGKLKQEMILVCNAIQHDLQHPNEYIRGNTLRFLMKLKEAELLEQMVPSVRACLDYRHAYVRKYAILAVYSIYKVSDHLIPDAREIINSFLAAETDPVCKRNAFVALSELDREAALQYLQEHITTIDVLDSLLQVAFIEFIRRDAIHTPSLKGQYVELLQELMVSTSSNEVVYEAGVALTVLTSASTVSLQVASKLIDLAVKESDNNIKLIILNKIDEIQAKDPRSLEDLTLDVLRVLRNQDLDVRAKALDIALSLVTSRNVDDVVKLLKKELQSTVGDINDKSVEYRELLTKSIHKVAIRFVEVSANVVSLLLEFIGDLNSDGASGVISFTKEVIEKYPQLREEILEHLISALPSVNSARAYRGALWILAEHSQTEKDIQQAWKHIRDSIGELPIVQSEMKLLNKESDEDEEIPEDNVPKGPTVLPDGTYVTESALTVQSTKQLSKEDKDSRPPLRRFILSGYFYAGSVLANTIVKLILRFEKISDNKSIINALKAEGLLILVSILRAGQSKLVEKQIDEDAQERIMIAISILMNHTDPEDTSEDRKLLEMAYLDATKSSYKAQLSINRRKLDKKIANLVNESAEPVDKAVTFRQFAAANAQHTPVDNIDNDLELACRGSSFVSKQEANSITSKLKKIVPLTGFSDPIYAECYITNHQFDVILDVLLVNQTKETLKNLHAQFATLGDLKIICNPPSTNLVPHGFHRFSVTVKVSSADTGIIFGNIVYDGGHGEDARYVILNDVHVATMDYIKPAVCDEASFRKMWNAFEWENKMVVKSKLPTLHDYLNKLIEVTHMNVLTPEESFADPECRFLSCNLYSKSTFGEDALANLCIERDPTSGSIIGEVRIRSKTQGLALTHGDSIAHMERSFNTIKLDTV, via the coding sequence ATGTCGACAAGTCTGGAACAGCCTAGCTACACTTTGGTGTACGATACGACACCTCAAAGTATCACTTACTCTGCGTCTGACTTCCAGAAGGCGTTGGAGAAAGGTTCTGACAATGATAAAATCGAGACGATGAAACGGATTCTGGTTGCAATGCTAGATGGCAACTCTTTTCCCGAACTGCTTATGCATATTATCCGGTTTGTGATGCCCTCTAAGAACAAGAAGCTCAAGAAGCTGTTGTATTTCTACTGGGAAATCGTTCCAAAGCTCGACAATGAGGGGAAGTTGAAGCAAGAAATGATCTTAGTGTGTAATGCCATTCAGCACGACTTGCAGCATCCTAACGAGTACATTCGGGGCAACACTCTCCGCTTTTTGATGAAACTGAAGGAGGCAGAATTATTGGAGCAAATGGTCCCATCTGTTCGAGCATGCTTGGACTACCGCCACGCCTATGTGCGGAAGTACGCAATTTTAGCGGTATATTCCATTTACAAAGTTAGCGATCATTTGATTCCAGACGCGCGGGAGATAATTAACTCTTTCTTGGCCGCAGAAACTGATCCAGTCTGCAAGAGAAACGCATTTGTCGCTTTATCTGAGCTTGATCGCGAAGCGGCCTTACAATACTTGCAGGAGCACATCACAACTATTGATGTTTTGGACTCTCTCTTGCAAGTTGCATTTATCGAATTTATCAGAAGAGATGCAATTCATACACCTTCATTGAAGGGCCAGTACGTTGAATTACTCCAAGAGCTTATGGTCAGCACGTCATCGAACGAAGTTGTGTATGAAGCCGGTGTTGCGTTAACTGTGTTAACGAGCGCTTCTACAGTTTCACTACAGGTTGCTTCGAAGTTGATTGACCTTGCCGTGAAGGAGTCTGACAATAATATTAAGTTGATTATTTTGAACAAAATCGATGAAATCCAGGCAAAAGATCCACGCTCCTTGGAAGATTTAACTTTGGATGTCTTGCGAGTTTTGCGGAACCAAGATTTGGATGTTCGTGCAAAGGCTCTAGACATAGCGTTGTCGTTGGTGACGTCGCGCAATGTAGACGATGTGGTGAAGCTTCTGAAGAAAGAGTTACAGTCTACAGTAGGCGACATAAATGATAAGTCCGTAGAGTACAGAGAACTTTTGACGAAGAGTATCCACAAAGTGGCTATTAGATTTGTTGAAGTTTCAGCAAATGTTGTCTCCTTGCTTCTGGAGTTCATTGGGGATTTGAATTCAGATGGTGCGAGTGGGGTAATATCGTTCACTAAAGAGGTGATCGAAAAGTATCCTCAATTAAGAGAAGAAATTCTTGAACATCTAATTAGTGCCTTGCCATCCGTTAACTCGGCCCGTGCGTACAGAGGTGCGCTTTGGATCTTAGCTGAGCACTCGCAAACCGAGAAAGACATTCAACAAGCCTGGAAGCACATTCGTGATAGTATTGGTGAACTGCCAATAGTACAATCCGAGATGAAACTCTTGAACAAGGAATCCGATGAGGATGAAGAGATACCAGAAGATAACGTGCCCAAGGGTCCAACTGTTCTTCCGGATGGTACTTACGTTACTGAGTCTGCTCTAACAGTACAAAGTACGAAACAGCTCTCGAAGGAAGATAAAGATTCTCGTCCACCACTCCGTCGGTTTATTCTCAGCGGGTACTTCTATGCTGGCTCTGTTCTGGCAAACACTATTGTTAAGTTGATCTTAAGATTCGAGAAAATCTCTGACAACAAATCAATAATTAATGCCTTGAAAGCAGAGGGTCTGTTGATCCTAGTAAGTATCCTAAGAGCTGGTCAAAGTAAACTTGTTGAGAAGCAAATTGATGAAGATGCCCAAGAGCGGATTATGATTGCTATTTCCATATTAATGAATCATACGGATCCAGAGGATACTAGCGAAGATCGGAAGCTTTTGGAGATGGCATACTTGGACGCTACGAAATCCTCCTACAAAGCCCAATTGTCCATAAACAGACGTAAGCTGGACAAGAAAATCGCCAACCTCGTCAATGAGAGTGCGGAGCCAGTTGATAAGGCTGTCACCTTTAGACAATTTGCTGCTGCAAATGCACAACACACTCCGGTTGATAACATAGACAATGATTTGGAATTGGCGTGTCGGGGTAGTTCATTTGTGTCCAAGCAAGAAGCTAATTCGATCACGTCTAAGCTCAAGAAGATTGTACCCCTAACTGGCTTCAGTGATCCGATATACGCTGAGTGCTATATTACAAACCATCAATTTGATGTTATCTTGGACGTATTGTTGGTTAACCAGACGAAAGAAACTTTGAAAAACTTGCATGCGCAGTTTGCAACCCTGGGCGACCTGAAGATTATATGCAACCCTCCAAGCACCAATCTAGTTCCTCATGGTTTCCACAGATTTAGCGTTACAGTGAAGGTTTCAAGTGCCGATACTGGTATAATCTTTGGGAATATAGTTTATGACGGTGGACACGGCGAAGATGCACGCTATGTGATCTTAAATGATGTCCATGTTGCTACAATGGACTACATTAAGCCTGCAGTTTGTGATGAAGCTTCTTTCCGCAAGATGTGGAATGCATTTGAATGGGAGAACAAAATGGTTGTCAAATCTAAGCTACCGACTCTGCATGACTACTTGAATAAGCTGATTGAGGTCACCCATATGAATGTCCTGACTCCTGAAGAATCATTTGCCGACCCCGAATGTCGTTTCTTAAGCTGCAACTTATACTCGAAGTCCACCTTCGGCGAGGATGCTCTGGCTAATTTGTGTATCGAGAGAGACCCTACTAGTGGTTCCATCATCGGAGAAGTTCGCATCCGCTCGAAGACGCAGGGCCTTGCTTTGACCCACGGAGACAGTATTGCGCACATGGAAAGGTCCTTCAACACCATAAAATTGGATACAGTGTGA